GAGCCCATTCCAGATATCGTAACTAATGCCATGGCAGAGGTAGATATCATACCTCTTAATATAATAAACACCAGTTGTGCAGCTTCAGAAATTTATATTGCAGTTTGTCaagaaaatagttaaatttctaATTGAGAAAAGAAGTTTTGCATTGCATGGCACACAGTTCTTATGCTTCAATGTAAATGATTCAGTCAAGCTAGCTGTGCATCTTCCTATAGTTCATTTTCAAATAAACATTGTTCTTTGATGGGTCTATTATAAATGCAGAGAACACATGCTTTATTCAAATAAACAAGATAAATCAGGTCATTCCTAAATAAGATTATTTTTGGGCTAAAATTTATTGAGTTTAGTTCAAACTAGATGATATAGACCGAAATAAACCATTTGCAATTTATAGATGATGTGTGCAGTGTGCATGAATCTTAGGAGGTAGAGTTTCTCACTACTGTCATTGAGAGCTGAATATGCTTGAATAACTGCTTCAAATGAGGAAACAGACTTGCTGATTAATAAGACAGTAGCACACGTGGATGGTAGAACCATGCTCATGTCAGTATTCGTTACTGTGAGCGTAATGGTATATTAAGTCCTACCattttactctcttttttttcatgttgcTTTCTCTGTGAACATAACAATATATTATGTTATAGCTGCTTTACTCAATTTGTTTTATATGAGAAGTTCGTTCATTCACTGTGAGCATCAAGGCGTAAAAGATCGTGCATCTACATGATGAGTCGTTTCAGGGGTGCATATAAATACAACACCTATATCGATATGACGTGCACTCTATACTAGGACCGGATGTATTTTGTTCCCAAAATGGACACATGATTGCTCAGATGAATCCGATGGATGAGGATGAGAATGACTGGGCTGTGGTTTTATCGAGTTGGCATGGCGACAGACAATTTCTATGAAATGATCTGCAATTCATATGAAATTATTCTTTGTGCCTCAATGTTGATTTATATGGTTATATTTGTTGTAATCATGTTGGCAGTCTACTTACTATTTTGGAGCATTTTAATGAACACAATATATTGGAGTATTTTTAAAATGAAATTCCCGAGTCTAGGCCACTCTGCTAAGAACACTAGGCCATTCACCGTAATGGCGTGGCAAAGCCATGCCAAGTTTTCTAGTGATTGTACTATGGGAGGAACACATGGTGAATTTCTTGGTCACTTTCATGTAAGAGGTGATGGACAAAATTTGTGTGATTAACCAAAACAATTTTTGCATTTAAAATAGGTAATTGTATCATAATACTAATGATAATCAAGACGGTTTTAAAATACTATTGCATATTTACTTAAAGTGTTGTAGTGGTCACAAAGTATGTGATCTCGCTTCAAAATATGTGGAGTCATGTGGAGACTGGTCGTGTGACACATGGATGATATATAGCGCGTTGACTCTTGAGTGAAAAATTTTATTACAATTGACTTTTTTTATCTCAAACAAATATTAAAGTGAAAGTTTTGGTGATTATGATGTCaacaatataaaatatatcacttgTCTGGGAAGTATACGtgtatcttaattttttttggggcatttaactatttgtcacttttaagatgtggcaaaaaaaattgccacttgctgtctatgacatgtgggccacccTGCGTTTATGACATATAGGCTTAGTGACAAATTCTTTTTATCACTTGTAAGAttggtaaatagttaattattcttttttttcagcAAAAATCAACTTGGTGGATCAGCAAAAATCAACTTGGTGGATTAGCACAATTACAATTACAAAGAAACTTACCGCACCTAAACTTGGTATATTGCTCTCTCGTTCCGAAACTACCGAGGAGAGCCAAAATCTCTCGTTTACTCTCTCTCTTGCTCTCTCGTTTCTTCTCCCCCATCTCATTTACTCCTCtcttggttggagggagtttttagttGGGATtaggagtttagagggatgaggctattaaatGTCTTGTTTGGTTAGGAGACATAAGAATTTTGGTGAGATGGAGATgaggaattgaggaaggaactccctccttttcaatacctgggtaggggtaGGTAATTGGGAGaaaattcctcctttactttgtctAAGTAAATCTCGaccatccgtttttattaatgatctaatctccaactaaactccctatcaatttccatcacctctaccaaacaagatattgagattaaaaatcaaattctcatcttaatttcatcatcaattccttcctgtaaactcccaatcctctTACCTCGAGTTACCGAACAAGCCGCTCgtttactctctccattcctcTCCCTTCTCACGCTCGCCCTCACCAGCTCTCCGTCATTCCGCCTCCCGTTGACCGGCGCTCCTCCACATCTCCTCTCCATGGTCGCGTGGatccgccgtcggcggcgacggcaggggTGGATCCACCGAGCTCCATCATTTGTCCGCCCCCGCTCGCGCCGATCCACCGCCTCTCGCGTCGGCAGCGACGGGAGGGGTGGATCCGGCGACCTCCGTCGTCTCTCCGCCCCCGCTGACGCCGATCCACCGCCTCTCCCGTGGatccgccgtcgacggcgacgggaggGGTTGATCCGGCGACCTCCGTCGTCTCTCCACCCCCGCTCGCGCCGATCCGCTCGGGCTCGTCGTCGCGTCGTTTGTGGGCTGCTTCTTCACGTCCGTCGCCTCGCTCATCATCTCCAAGCTGCATCCGCCGTCGGCAGCGACGTGATGGGCGGATCCAGCTCATCCCTTCAGTCCCAACTCTGTCTGGTGAGCAGCCGATCCGCGACGTTTAGATCTTTGCTGGTTCTTTTGCGGTGATCGGTGACGGTGAGGGATATCTTTTGGTTCTTGGTTCTTGCAGGGTGTCCAGGAAGagaccggcggcggggagggccagaatggcggcggtggtgagggcggaggcggtggaCACATCCATCAGCCCAACGATGAGGGCGCTCCGGTCGTCCAAGAACATGGCCATCACAGACCAGGCCACGACGTTGCGGCAGGCCGGCGAGCTGGTCATCGGCCTCGCTGCAGGGGAGCCCGACTTCAACACACCGGCCTCGCTACCGAGGTAGGTGCCTTCTCTTGCTCCCGAGAGAAAATTTAATCCTATCGAAATCATGATATCTGTATCCAAGTTGTGTGTTGTAAGGATTGAATTGATTCACATTTCTACCATTCTTAATTGTACTCTAATTCATGCACTAAGTCCACAAAAGCTCAAATGTTTGTTTGTGTATAACTTGAATTGGCCGATTTTGGCACTTGCAGTGCAGCAGACATCTAAGTAAGCAATACCTAGGTGTCAGAGTACTTGTGTTATTTCTTATACTGACAACCtataaaaacacacacacacacacacacacaggcaACTGTTGCTATTTGTATGCTAACTTCTAGGGAAGAATATTTTGTTTTACTTACTTGCTCCCTCTTGTTATACATGTGATGAATCCTTTTTTTTATACATGTCGCGAAGCAGACGGAGTTGGGTTTAGATCTTTGCTGGTTCTTTTGCGGTGATCGGTGACGGTGAGGGACGGCGCCCTCCCTGGTCGTGGGACCATGCAGAGGGAGACAGGAGGTATTGAACCCGAACCTATCTTGGGCCGTATGGTTGCGGTCGAAGATTATATTTCTTGCGGTTTTCTTCCTCCACCTTCCGAATTTCTTCTTCTCGTTTTGAACTTCTATGGCCTTTCTTTGCTTCACTTGAATCCCAATTCCATCGTGTTCCTTAGCATTTTCTCTTATCTttgcgaggcctacattggggtagagcctttCCTTGATCTCTTCCGCTTTTACTATGAGTTGCGCTGGATGGAACCCAACAGGGTATCTGGATGTGTTGGGTTCCGACTTCGAGATCGCCTGAAGTCGCGTTACATCCCCTTCCGGTGCCCCTCTTTTCGCAGCAAATGGTGGGCGAGATGGTTCTATATTTAGATAGAAAACTCGGATCCCGTCCTTGTTGTCCCTGAAGAGCAGCCAGACAAAATCCCAGAGTGGACCGCCAAACCCGCCCTGACTCCCTCCCTCCAGTCTTTCATCGACATCATCGATGACCTCCGAACACAGGGGTTGTCGGGGTAcgaagtcgctgccgacttcgTAGGTAGGCGGATCCAACCGCTCCAGGcccgcgcccatgcggcctttGACTACTCTGGGCTAGAGGACgtgacccgggtttctcctcggggtattttttcTTGCATTTCGAATTTTACTTCGAGTACGTCTGTTTCTCCTGGCTTATCGAGTTCTCGTCCTCGATTTACAGGTCTGGACAGCGACACCGTGGGACAGCTTGTCGGCCAGGTGATGATCAGCGCTCCCTCAGCGGCGAGCGACATCCCGGTCCCCCTTTGTGAGAAGGGTCCGGTCGAACGCGTCGCTGCAATTAATGTAAGTGTACTCGATGACTCCTTTACATCCTTCTCCTCGAGATCGCGTTGTGACTTCACGTTATGTAGGTTCTCCCTCTGCGGACGTCATCGGACCACTCGCGGACCACCAGGCAGCGGCGTCATTGAAGGAGGGCGTCACCAATGAGGCGTCCGACGTTGCAGCTGCTGCTACCACGAGTGGCAACAACGTtccgaggaaggggaggaattCTCCTCCGTACTCGGGACCCGTCGGAAGGCGCCAAACCCGGCGGTGAGCCTCCCTCTTGTTTTTTAACGTGTAGTCGGAGTGACTGGACCTCACACCGTCGTATCTTACTTAGGACTCGGACGCGTCTCCCCACCTCAGCGAAGGCAAAGGCTAGTGACTAGTGACgatcggcgagaagtaagtagacGTTCTTGAAGTTTTTCCATTCACGAAATCTTGATCACCTAGCTTTATGAGAAAGAGGAAACTCTTCATAGGGCGGCGcaggcgaaggcggcgcaaggTGGGACCGGTGCGGCTTCCAGTGCGTCCCCTGCAGTGACCTCGACAGATGTAGTGGTCGCTACTAAGGACCGGGAGGCGACGTCGAGTAGCCCCGCCGTCAACCTTGTGTCTGCTCGGGGCCCGTCCACCGATGCCCTCACCTGGGGGGAGCTCCAGGCGGAGATGGAGCGCCTCCTCCAGGCCGGTGCTCGGGGCGTAGGCCGCGAGGTCGAGGAGGCCAGGGCGGCAGCGTCGTCAGCAAACCAGCGTGCTGACCAGCTGGTACGTGACTTGGCGGAGGCCCGTGAGGACCTCCtgaagatgagggagctggtggccggcaacgagagGCAGCGGCAAGGGCTCGAGCACCGGATGTTGGAGCTCGAGAACAATCCGTCAGAAATCCGATGCTCGCTGCGGGTATCGTACACCAGCCtacaccagctcgccggggaaCGTGGTGTCACGACTACCAGCTGGCCTGCAAAATTTGCACATGAACGTACTACTTGCCTATAGATGATGGTGGTGTGGCCGTGTGGGCAATATTGGGTGCATATGAAAAtgctgcaagaaaaaaaaagggtgccCTTTATACCGATCAAGAAAAAGAAGTGCATTTTAGCTTGATCAAGAACTAACCCAAAAGCAGGCTACTCGTCAACACTGTTTCACTCCCTCTCAGTGATATGTGTTCATGTCTATTCGGCCAGCAAGCACATTGCGTTCGTCAATACATGCTGTCACTGCCCTTTTGATCGCCCGCAGAAGAGCCACCCCAGCATGCACGCAGACAACAAGACAACAACAAGCTTTGAGTTGAAGGGAAATCCAgattatatatttgatattagtTAATTCAGTGTCTCAAAAAATATCATCAACTCCAATTTGATGACCAAAAATCCTCTGCAAAACTGATAATTTTACAACCTTGATGCTACAGATCAAATAACAGGACTGAATGTGCCCTAGCTCCAAATATCACAATATAGGTGGTATGTGTTCCTATCGGGCTAACCTCACCTACTTCAGGGAAGAAATTGGTCAGCAGCCATACTTGGATAATGGCAGCATGACCGTCGCCGTGGCCTCGCACCGCCAGTGGCCGGCGCACGCGCAACACACCAGGTCCTTCCGCTTTGGTCACCACTTGCCACTCTTTGCCTCCATTAATGACACCACCTCAGCGACTAGCCACCATAGGTTTGGCCCCAACAATCACTTGAAATGAAAGTTGAGATTACAAATACGGCAAGCAGGAAAGCCGGTGAAATCAAACTGCAGCATCATGCCATTCTCCTCTCAAATATGGCCGTAAAGCAACACAAGAAGGGATGTTTTTACCTCTCAAATCTGTTTGCCGACACCGCCGctgtggtggaggaggaggccaccATGTAACACAGAACATGTAACACAAGAAGGATGGCAGTGTTTTAT
The Oryza sativa Japonica Group chromosome 6, ASM3414082v1 DNA segment above includes these coding regions:
- the LOC9266840 gene encoding uncharacterized protein: MVAWIRRRRRRQGWIHRAPSFVRPRSRRSTASRVGSDGRGGSGDLRRLSAPADADPPPLPWIRRRRRREGLIRRPPSSLHPRSRRSARARRRVVCGLLLHVRRLAHHLQAASAVGSDVMGGSSSSLQSQLCLGVQEETGGGEGQNGGGGEGGGGGHIHQPNDEGAPVVQEHGHHRPGHDVAAGRRAGHRPRCRGARLQHTGLATEVWTATPWDSLSAR